ATAGACCCGATGAAACCTTAGCAACCCTTTATCATAAAGAAGGTGCTAAATTCTACTTTATACGACATTTTCCAGTATTAAAGATAGATAACACAAATACATACTCGTATTTCTCAAAACTTTTCCAGACAACACACAATATTTACTGAAACAGATTCTGTATCAGGAGCGAATCATTGGCGCATTTTTGCAGTCAATAGTTCCCGCTTTTCGTTGCAATCTTTTGTTTTTTAAAGAAAAAACAAAAGGATTTCCACTTCAATCGGGGCTAATGAGCCAGCAATAGTGCACTTTTGGAATTAATGTGAAAAAAATATCGAAGGTTAAACCAGACTGGTTTTCAATCCCGAAGCTTCGGGACTGTCAGGTTTAAATAGAGTCTTCAAAATTATAATTAAAAAAGCTTTGTGCCTTAGTGGCTTAGCGGCAAAAGAATATGGCAATTACGATACAAGAAGCAATAAAGAAAAATATCCTAATCCTAGACGGAGCAATGGGAACGATGTTGCAACGCTATAATTTCTCAGAAGAAGATTTTAGAGGAGAGCGTTTCAAAGATTTCCTGCATCCGTTAAAAGGAAACAACGATTTATTATCCCTAACACAACCACAAGCCATCCGCGCTGTTCACGCTGCTTATTTTGAAGCTGGTGCTGATATTGTAGAAACCAATACTTTTTCAGGAACGACAATCGGTATGGCTGATTATCATATGGAAGATTTGGTTTACGAGTTAAACTACGAATCAGCAAAGATCGCACGACAAGTTGCTGATGAGTTTACCGCAAAAAATCCAGAGAAACCACGTTTTGTAGCTGGTTCAATCGGACCAACAAACCGTACGGCAAGTATGTCACCAGACGTAAACGATCCAGGTTACAGAGCCGTAACGTTTGACGATTTGCGAATTGCATACAAAGAACAAGTAGAAGCGTTAATGGATGGAGGATGCGATTTACTTTTAGTAGAAACGATTTTCGATACCTTAAATGCGA
The Flavobacterium humidisoli DNA segment above includes these coding regions:
- a CDS encoding homocysteine S-methyltransferase family protein, translating into MAITIQEAIKKNILILDGAMGTMLQRYNFSEEDFRGERFKDFLHPLKGNNDLLSLTQPQAIRAVHAAYFEAGADIVETNTFSGTTIGMADYHMEDLVYELNYESAKIARQVADEFTAKNPEKPRFVAGSIGPTNRTASMSPDVNDPGYRAVTFDDLRIAYKEQVEALMDGGCDLLLVETIFDTLNAKAALFAIEEVKEERNLDIPIMVSGTITDASGRTLSGQTVEAFLISVSHIPLLSVGFNCALGADLLKPYLKTLAHNTSFNVSAHPNAGLPNAFGQYDETPEQTQAFIKEYLEDNLINIIGGCCGTTPDHIRLMAEVAKDYKPRVAPVIA